A portion of the Bombus terrestris chromosome 3, iyBomTerr1.2, whole genome shotgun sequence genome contains these proteins:
- the LOC100650595 gene encoding target of rapamycin complex 2 subunit MAPKAP1: MAFYDNEHWLLSHIRDSFLSTDNTGQCEMVMLGEDIPKQLRSNGMLQCYPGMEESDDEDLDALAESYDIQMDMEYSHRERTNTAQRLEKMDLEREKAAKVSVKWRNDSVIPVTQQTELFQRKDFRKKTGQTKRYSLLSEQLEKCPNVPQNPFIEYAKFDGSAQVDIPIRKYRIFMCMLPKNQRTYPIHILVLATAKVLEFIGLICYKYANEHPDHPLKDDITRYGLYFTEDDGEVDWDLPCLDPRETISKFEFTTLGLAEMKPSDRARHNMFNWVELTNEEDFLEGQNEEEEVAEDLAKMEGHTTAMEAPLYQSYRVYIINKVRTKTEIYLGISGEKIEINPIITGKGAGRFWNRQRAVSYQIDNIAWCEVTETKGTKTIFTLVYTPHSSTSENILVPSGQLHSLHQSASFKNHEFEADSMTAEEIVRKINHILELHNSISRKEYLSQKERKAARRKSFHLHR; encoded by the exons ATGGCGTTCTACGATAACGAACATTGGCTTCTATCGCATATTAGAGATAGTTTTTTATCAACCGACAACACAG GTCAATGTGAAATGGTGATGCTTGGAGAAGATATACCTAAACAACTAAGATCTAATGGAATGTTACAATGTTATCCTGGCATGGAAGAAAGCGACGATGAAGATCTAGATGCTCTCGCAGAATCCTATGACATACAAATgg ATATGGAATACAGTCACAGAGAACGCACTAATACCGCGCAAAGATTAGAGAAAATGGATCTTGAAAGGGAAAAGGCTGCTAAAGTCAGTGTAAAGTGGAGAAATGATTCTGTTATACCTGTTACTCAACAAACAGAATTATTTCAAAGGAAGGATTTTCGTAAAAAGACTGGCCAAACCAAAAGATATTCTCTCTTGTCTGAACAACTTGAAAAGTGCCCAAATGTACCACAAAATCCATTTATAGAATACGCCAAGTTCGACGGCAGC GCACAAGTAGATATTCCTATAAGAAAGTATAGGATATTTATGTGTATGTTACCTAAAAACCAAAGAACGTATCCCATTCATATACTTGTACTTGCTACGGCAAAAGTGCTAGAATTCATTGGATTAATTTGCTATAAATATGCAAATGAACACCCAGATCACCCTTTAAA GGATGATATCACAAGATATGGCTTGTATTTTACTGAAGATGATGGAGAAGTTGACTGGGATTTACCGTGCTTGGATCCTAGGGAAACGATATCTAAATTTGAATTCACAACGTTAGGTCTTGCCGAAATGAAACCCAGCGATAGGGCGCGACACAACATGTTCAATTGGGTTGAATTAACGAACGAGGAAGATTTTCTAGAAGGtcaaaacgaagaagaagaagttgcCGAAGATTTAGCAAAAATGGAAGGACATACGACTGCTATGGAAGCTCCGTTGTATCAGTCGTACag ggtatacataattaataaagtCAGGACAAAGACTGAAATATATCTGGGAATATCAGgtgaaaaaattgaaatcaatCCAATAATAACAGGGAAAGGTGCAGGACGCTTTTGGAATAGGCAAAGAGCTGTTAGTTATCAAATAGACAATATTGCCTGGTGTGAAGTGACAGAAACAAAGGGaacgaaaacaatttttacattagTTTATACACCACACTCGTCTACTTCCGAAAATATTTTAG TACCCTCTGGACAGTTGCATTCTCTGCATCAATCAGCATCGTTTAAAAACCATGAATTTGAAGCCGATTCGATGACAGCTGAAGAAATTGTCAgaaaaataaatcatatattGGAATTACACAATAGCATATCAAGAAAAGAATATCTAtctcaaaaagaaagaaaagcggCGAGACGGAAAAGTTTTCATTTGCATAGATGA
- the LOC100650358 gene encoding 1-acyl-sn-glycerol-3-phosphate acyltransferase alpha, with product MAPSCFEVILVGLFLLIPVLYEVSRTFRYYLKFFLYYGIAMLNSLILLPIVIFRPKNVKNYLLGSAVFSICTHLIGLRWELRGTEHLEKERACIIVSNHQSSLDILGMYQVWPIMQKCTVIAKKQIFYAWPFGLVAWLCGLIFIDKMQSDKARSILNSAAVYLKEDKIKLWIFPEGTRRNTGQIHSFKKGAFHVAINAQLPILPVVFSSYYFLSSKEKRFDAGRVIITTLPPISTEGLTSADVEDLIEKTRNAMMEVFHATSHEVQSNISS from the exons ATGGCACCTTCGTGTTTCGAGGTGATCCTAGTCGGTCTCTTTCTTCTGATACCTGTATTATATGAAGTGAGCAGGACCTTTCGTTATTATCTGAAGTTTTTTCTCTATTATGGAATTGCAATGCTGAATTCATTAATCCTCCTCCCGATTGTGATCTTTCGACCGAAGAACGTGAAAAACTATTT attAGGATCGGCTGTGTTTTCTATTTGTACTCACCTTATTGGACTACGTTGGGAATTAAGGGGGACAGAAcatttagaaaaagaaagggCATGTATAATAGTATCAAATCATCAAAGTTCTTTAGATATATTGGGAATGTACCAAGTATGGCCAATAATGCAAAAGTGCACAGTTATAGCAAAAAAACAGATTTTTTATGCATGGCCATTTGGTTTAGTTGCTTGGCTTTGTGGATTGATATTTATAGATAAAATGCAGTCAGATAAAGCCCGTTCAATTTTGAACAGTGCCGCAGTCTATCTCAAGGAAGACAAG ATTAAGTTATGGATATTTCCTGAGGGCACTAGGCGTAACACTGGACAAATTCATTCATTTAAAAAAGGTGCCTTTCATGTTGCAATCAATGCTCAGTTACCTATATTACCAgttgtattttcttcttattattttctatcttcTAAAGAAAAAAGATTCGATGCCG GTCGAGTTATTATAACAACATTACCACCAATATCTACAGAAGGATTAACTTCAGCTGATGTTGaagatttaatagaaaagaCACGAAATGCAATGATGGAAGTTTTTCATGCCACTAGTCATGAAGTGCAATCAAATATTTCTTCCTAG
- the LOC100650477 gene encoding calcyclin-binding protein, protein MSTKADELKLDIEEFNSLLQKANRQKSKDVLSLEIRKLQTELARLIEENQISQTKPAVAVSNSSQKCYEVKLNNYGWDQTNTTVKLYVTLKDVHQLAKEAVTCNFTEKSFDLHILGLNNKNYSLTINNLCEDIDTDKSSVRTKADMVIVSLIKKVAKHWSHVTSVEKRIKESKTSSAPDISEDGDPGTSLMNLMKKMYQEGDDEIKKTIAKAWTETQEKKAVGLSDYS, encoded by the exons ATGTCGACAAAGGCTGACGAG TTAAAATTGGACATTGAAGAATTTAACAGTTTACTTCAAAAAGCTAATCGTCAAAAAAGCAAAGATGTTCTCAGTCTTGAAATTAGGAAGTTGCAAACAGAGTTAGCAAGATTGATAGAAGAAAATCAAATATCTCAGACAAAGCCTGCTGTTGCAGTGTCTAACTCTTCTCAAAAGTGTTATGAAGTTAAACTTAATAACTATGGTTGGGATCAAACAAATACgacagtaaaattatatgtcACATTGAAAGATGTGCATCAGTTGGCTAAAGAAGCTGTGACTTGTAACTTTACTGAGAAATCTTTTGATCTCCATATTCTTggattgaacaataaaaattatagtttaactattaataatttatgcGAAGATATTGATACAGATAAGAGTAGTGTTAGAACCAAGGCTGATATGGTGATAGTATCCCTTATCAAAAAGGTTGCGAAACATTGGTCACATGTAACAAGTGTAGAAAAAAGAATCAAGGAATCAAAGACATCTTCAGCTCCGGATATAAGTGAAGATGGTGACCCCGGTACTAGTTTGATGAATTTAATGAAGAAGATGTATCAAGAAGGAGATGACGAAATAAAAAAGACAATAGCCAAAGCATGGACAGAAACTCAAGAGAAGAAAGCAGTCGGATTGTCAGACTATTCTTAA
- the LOC105667148 gene encoding uncharacterized protein LOC105667148 → MDHFHSVDASHSEKNSECTKTVHKRRSSVFQSRTITFNEYEGTRCVEDGKTVDAEDAIKCVSKISLEKPIDLEEYIINLRNERKEWIETLKQRKVQRRNLAKQKLYSENRGQLLDLNVLAEYEKAFVTARPNYQHIYRNYKKLSDIVAKTSVLYNLTYKLNQRFVRQMERRLCKVNDKVIEILGS, encoded by the exons atggaTCATTTTCATTCAGTGGATGCATCGCATTCAGAGAAGAACTCAGAATGTACGAAAACTGTTCATAAACGGCGATCTTCTGTTTTTCAAAGTCGTACAATTACATTTAACGAATATGAAG GTACACGGTGTGTAGAAGATGGAAAAACTGTTGATGCTGAAGATGCGATAAAATGCGTATCTAAAATATCGCTAGAAAAACCTATAGATTTAGaagaatatataattaatttaagaaatgaaagaaaagaatggaTAGAGACATTAAAGCAAAGGAAAGTACAACGAAGAAATCTTGCAAAGCAAAAATTATATTCAGAGAATCGAGGACAACTTTTAGATTTGAATGTTTTAGCAGAATATGAGAAAGCCTTTGTTACAGCCCGGCCAAATTATCAACATATTTACAGAAATTATAAAAAGCTGTCAGATATAGTTGCAAAGACATCAGTATTGTATAATCTAACTTACAAATTAAATCAAAGATTTGTTCGGCAAATGGAAAGAAGATTGTGTAAAGTTAATGATAAAGTTATTGAGATATTAGGCTCATGA